Sequence from the candidate division WOR-3 bacterium genome:
TCTTGATAATATCCTGGATTTCGGTCCGGACAATCGGGTCAATACCGGTAAACGGCTCATCTAATAGTAAGAACTTCGGATTAGTTAGTAAGGCCCGAGCTAGTTCGACCCGGCGCCGTTCACCACCAGATAAATTTTCTCCCTTGCTTTTAGCCAGATGTTTAATATTAAACTTGGTTAAATAATAATCGATAAGCTCCTCGTATTTCTCTTTTGGTATTGGTAGAAACTCTAAAACCGCTAAGAGATTTTCTCGCACCGTAAGCTTTCGGAAGATCGAGGGTTCTTGAGCTAAATAGCCCAGACCCAGTCGGGCTCGTTCGTATACGGGACGATACGAGATATCTTGTTCGCCCAGAAAAATTTTACCGCGGTCCGGT
This genomic interval carries:
- the lptB gene encoding LPS export ABC transporter ATP-binding protein; the protein is MTEPLKLSAQNLIKAYDHRRVVNDISLEITQGEIVGLLGPNGAGKTTTFHMIIGFIKPDRGKIFLGEQDISYRPVYERARLGLGYLAQEPSIFRKLTVRENLLAVLEFLPIPKEKYEELIDYYLTKFNIKHLAKSKGENLSGGERRRVELARALLTNPKFLLLDEPFTGIDPIVRTEIQDIIKTLKQENIGVLITDHNVRETLEITDRTYIMYDGQILVSGPPDELINNPVAQKHYLGHRFKI